From one Odontesthes bonariensis isolate fOdoBon6 chromosome 14, fOdoBon6.hap1, whole genome shotgun sequence genomic stretch:
- the ccr9a gene encoding C-C chemokine receptor type 9a — translation MMDDLINITLTSMDDIMTALTTEDPSFSPSPTYEDYSLDLPDLMCDRESVRDFRSRYEPPLFWLIALVGGVGNLAVVWIYLNYRRRLKTMTDMYLLNLAVADLLFLVTLPLWAAEASHSWMFGATLCKVNSALYKVNLFSSMLLLTCISMDRYIVIVQTTMARNSQLERRRWSRLVCVGVWLLALLLATPELAFATPAEVAFATPAGVDSKQYCRMVFPADLGNRTKILVLSLQVSVGFCLPFVVMAFCYSVIVATLLRTRNFQKHKAMRVILAVVVVFVLSQLPYNGMLVMQAVQASNMTLTDCEQMKALDKLQQVLKSLAYVHACLNPFLYVFVGVRFRQDVLHMLRCCRRLLPADSKSPLGKTRSPLNSTRATVMSESDTSQALSL, via the coding sequence GACCCGTCCTTCAGTCCCTCTCCCACCTATGAGGACTACAGCTTGGACCTTCCGGACCTGATGTGCGACCGGGAGTCGGTCCGGGACTTCAGAAGTCGGTACGAGCCGCCGCTCTTCTGGCTCATCGCCCTGGTCGGTGGGGTCGGTAACCTGGCCGTGGTCTGGATCTACCTGAACTACCGCCGGCGTCTGAAGACCATGACGGACATGTACCTGCTGAACCTGGCGGTGGCCGACCTGCTGTTCCTGGTCACGCTGCCGCTGTGGGCGGCCGAGGCCTCGCACAGCTGGATGTTCGGCGCCACGCTCTGCAAAGTGAACTCCGCCCTGTACAAGGTGaacctgttcagcagcatgCTGCTGCTCACCTGCATCAGCATGGACCGCTACATCGTCATCGTGCAGACCACCATGGCTCGCAACTCGCAGCTGGAGCGCCGGCGCTGGAGCCGGCTGGTGTGCGTGGGGGTGTGGCTGCTGGCGCTGCTGCTCGCCACGCCCGAGCTGGCGTTCGCCACGCCCGCCGAGGTGGCGTTCGCCACGCCCGCCGGGGTGGACTCCAAGCAGTACTGCCGGATGGTGTTCCCAGCAGACCTGGGGAACCGCACTAAGATCCTGGTGCTGTCGCTGCAGGTGAGCGTGGGCTTCTGCCTGCCCTTCGTCGTCATGGCCTTCTGCTACAGCGTCATCGTGGCCACGCTGCTCAGGACCCGCAACTTCCAGAAGCACAAGGCCATGCGCGTCATCCTGGCCGTGGTGGTGGTGTTCGTGCTGTCGCAGCTGCCCTACAACGGCATGCTGGTGATGCAGGCCGTGCAGGCCTCCAACATGACGCTGACGGACTGCGAGCAGATGAAGGCGCTGGACAAGCTGCAGCAGGTCCTGAAGAGCCTGGCCTACGTGCACGCCTGCCTCAACCCCTTCCTCTACGTGTTCGTGGGCGTGCGCTTCCGCCAAGACGTGCTGCACATGCTGCGCTGCTGCCGCCGCCTGCTGCCCGCCGACAGCAAGAGTCCGCTGGGGAAGACCAGGAGCCCCCTGAACTCCACCAGGGCCACCGTCATGTCCGAGAGCGACACCTCGCAGGCCCTGTCCCTGTGA